The Lysobacter helvus nucleotide sequence TGCGGGTTGATCGATGTGCCGTCGGCCTTCGGCACGCGGGCCAGCGTGACGTCTTCGACATCCGCGTTCAGGTGCAGCCGCAGCCCGTAGCGCATGCGGTCGTCGACGAACACCACCTGGTCGATCGCGCCCGGCACCCGTGCGCGGATCGCGTCGGCCCACGCGCGGGCATCCTGCGGCGAATCGATCGTCGCGCTGACGAGACGCAGACCGATCAGCAGCGGCACCCACGCGACCAGGCGGCGCCACGGCATCGGCCCGCCGATCTCCGCGCTGCGCACCGCGACCGCCAACGCCACCGGCGCGAACAACGGCAACACATACAACGGCAAGCGCGACCGCGCGATGCAGAACACGAGCAACGGCAGGAACGTCCACGCCGCGAGCAACAGATCGACCGGATCATTCGCGCGCCCTTCGGGCTTGCGCCACTTCCGCACGTGCGCCGGCAATCCACGCAACCACCCGAACCACAACACCGTCCACGGCAACGCCCCCAGCACCAGCGTCGGCCCGTACACCGCGAGCCACCCGTACCACTGCCCGTTGCGCCGGAACTCGTCGGTCGCGAACCGATCCACCACTTCCATCCCCAGGAAGTAGTGCAGCAACGCCGGATTGCGCGTCACCACCACCACGAACCACCACAACGCCAGCGCCGCGAACACGAACAAGCCGAGCGGATGGAACACGCGCCGCCGCGGCGTCACCGCGAACTCGACGAACACGATCGCGAGCAACGGCAACAACCCCGGCGGCCCCTTCGTGAGGAACGCGAGCGCGAACGCGGTCCATAGCAAGGCGTCCCATCCCAACCGCCCGCTGCCCCATCGCAACTCGACGTAGGCCCACATCGCGAGCGTCTCCCACGCGGCGAGCAGGAAGTCTGTAGTCACCAGTTGCGAGGCGATGGCCGGCGCCAACATCGTCGCGTACGCGATCGCGGCGAAGCGCGCGCGCTCGGGCACCAGGCGCAACGCGATCCGCCACACGCACCACGTGCTCAACAGGTACGCGAGCGCCACGGGGATGCGCGCCGCCCACGTGTTCATGCCGAACACCGCCAGGCTCGCGGCGACGGCCCAGTACGTCAGCGGCGGCTTCGTCCAGTGCCCCACGTCGTGCGTGCGATGCGGCACCAGCCAGTCGCCGCTCGACAGCATGTTGGCCGCCACGTTGGTGTAGCGACCTTCGTCCGGATCCCACAACCCGCGGCTGCCGAGGAACGCGAACGCGAGCGTCAGCACGACGAGCACGACGAGCGTCCGTTGCATGCGAACCGTTGTCATCGCGGGCTCCACGCGGGCGCGCCCAGCGTGACTGCGGCCGCTGTAAGCGAACCTCAGGCCAGCCTGAGGCGCCTGTTAAGCGATCCGGCACGCGGCTGTCACCGGCACACCGGCATCCTGCGTCCACCCCACCCAGAACAGCGGAGCACGACCCCATGGCACGCGACATCCTCAAGACCCTCAAGGAAGAGCACGCAACGCTGCGTTCGCTGTTCGACCAGATGAAAGAGACGACCGACCGCGCCAAGAAGGGCCGCGCCGACCTGCTGGAGACGATCGAGCAGAACCTGTTGCCGCACGCCAAGTGGGAAGAGCAGGTGTTCTATCCCGCATTCAAGGAACGCTGCGACCGCGACGGCCTGCAGACGCTGGCCGAGGCCATCGCCGAGCACCACGCGGTGGAGCACAGCGTGATCCCGGAAGTGCACGCGGCCGACGTGGAAACGCCGGAGTTCGCGGGGCGCGTCAAGGTGTTCGGCGAGTTCATCGACCACCACGCCAAGGAAGAAGAGAAGACCATGTTCAAGATGGTCCGCGAGCTGTTCAGCGCGGACGAGCTTGCGCAGATGGACGAAGACTACGAGACCTGGAAGGCCTCCGACGCCGCCGCCAACCTCGTCTTTGCCGAGCAGGCGAAGGCCGGGTTGAAGGGTGCGGTGAAGTCGCTCATCCAGTAAGGGTGTGCCGGTGCGGCGCGTCGGCCGGAGGCCGATGCGCCGCGACACCGGCTTTACTGCATTCAGCGCAATGAAGCCCGCGCGAAGGATGCAGGCCACACATTTTCCCTGTCCGGTCGCGTAACAACGCGGCCGTTTCCATTTCTGCACAGGTGCAGGAACAGGGAACGATGAAGGCCATTGGCACGATATTTTTGCTGTGCGCCGCACTGACGGCGCTTCCATCGAACGCGCAGCTGCGAACGCCGCAATACCCGGAAGACGACACGGTCGTCGTGCAGCTGGACGACGAGACGCCCACCCAGGTCTGCCATCCGGATGCCGAGTGGATCCGCCTCGGCTTCGCGTCGATCGACCTGCACGGCACCGACAAGCTCGTGCTCACCAGCTCAGACGGCGATGAACTCAAGCTCTTCGGCACGCGCTGGAACGGCCGCGTCTTCCACACCCGCGCGCTGCGCGGCGACTGCATCACCATCGAGAAGGCCTTCAACGACGCCGACAGCGCATTCGCGTTGTCCGATTACCAGGCGGGCCTGGACGCATTGGCCGACACGCACGCGCGCATCGCCGCCGCCGGCGACCTGTGCGACAGCACGCCGCTGGATTGCAGGAAGACGTCCGACCTGGTGATCGCCGCCGATCCCACGATGGTGCTGGCGCTCGGCGACAACGCGTACACCAACGGCACGCTGGCCGAGTTCATGTCGCGCTACGACCCCAACTGGGGCCGCTTCAAGGACATCACCGCGCCCGTGGCGGGCAACCACGAATACCTGACGACGAACGCCGCGGGCTATTTCGATTACTTCAACGGCGTCGGCCAGAACGACGGCCCGGCCGGCGAGCGCACGAAGGGCTACTACAGTTTCGATGTGGGCGAATGGCACTTCATCGCGCTCAACAGCAAGTCGGGCGGTGCGGTGTCGGCGACGCAACTGGCATGGCTCGACGCCGACCTGCGCGCGAACACCAAGCCGTGCACCGCCGCGTACATGCATTACCCCTTCATCAGCAGCGGGCGCTACACCACGTTCCCGAACATCAAGCCGATCATGGATCGCCTGTATGCCGCGAAGGTGGACTTGCTGCTGACGGGCCACGACCACGACTACCAGCGCTTCCAGAAGATGGATGGCGAGCAGGTGGCGCAGGACGACGGCGTGCGCGAAGTCATCACCGGCACCGGCGGCGGCGACAAGTACACCGTGGTCGGCACGCATCCGCTGTATGTCACGGGGCAGGGCAGCACGTTCGGCATCCTGCGCGTCGACCTCACGGGCGTCGGTTACGACGGGGCCTTCGTGCCGATCGCGGGCAAGACCTGGACCGACAGCTTCAACGGGCAGTGCCACCGCGCGGAAGACGGGCTCGTCGGCGATTACATCCTGACGGCTTCGCCCACGATTTCGGTCACGCGCGGCAGCAGCGGCGCGAAGGTGATCACCGTGGCCAGCTACGGCGCGTTCAACGAATTGGTGAAGCTGGCGAACGGCACGCTGCCCAGCGGCGTCACCGCGACCTGGTCGCCCTACAACGTCACGCCGCCGGGCGATGGCAGCGCCACCGGCCGCGTCACGCTGAAGGTGTCGAACAGCGCGGAGAAGGGCACCTATCCGATCGCGATCACGGGCACCAACGCCGCCGGCACGCCGGACGAACGCGTGCGCAAGACGAGCTTCACGCTGACGGTGAAGTAATCGCGCCCGCTCAGGGCACGAACTGCACGCCGAGGTAGAAGATCACCTTCTGGCGGTTCTCGCCGCGCAGTTCGCTGCCCAGCGAGGCGAGCAGGTTGCACGTGTCGCCGAGGGGTGCGCGCGTGCCGACATTGATCGTCGGCACGACGCGTTCGCCATCGGTCTGCGAGAGGTTGACCTCGGCGATGCACGACGCGCGCGACCAGCACGCATGCGCGAGGTACGCGCCGCCCTGCCACGCATCCGGATCCACGGACACGAAGTGCCTGCCGATCTCCACGCCCGCGGCGAAGTCGCCGAAATCGTGCGACGCCTGCACGGGCAGGAAGAAGTCCGGGTGTTCCGATGCCAGGCCGCGCCGTCGCGCGGACGCCGACCAGCCCTTGCTCCACACCGGCTGCACGGCCATCGCAATGCCCGCTTTCTCATCGTCCAGGAAGCGCCAGCGCAGGCCGAATTCCAGGTCGCTCCAGCCCGAACGCCACGCGCCGTCATCGTCGCGGGCGTGCGCCCATCCGCCCTGCACGGAGAGCTGGACGTGTTCGCCGACGCCGCGGTTGATGTCGAGGTTCGGCGCGGTGACTTCCCATCCGGCGCCTGCATGGCCGCCGGTGGCCGCGAGGTTGATCTCCCACTTGGCGTCGCCCGGCGTGCCCGGGTCGTTGGTGATCATCGGCGGTCCGGCCTGCGCATGCGCCTGGCGCGGAACGGCGAACGCGAGTGCGCACGCCATCACCGCCAGCAGTGCATGCCACGCCGCGCCGCGTGTCACGCGAAGCCCGCGCGCACGTGGAATCCCAGCGCACCCGCGATCGTCGGCAGCACTTCTTCGTCGCGCTGCAGGGAGATCCAGCCGGCGATGTGTTCACTGCCGGTCTCGTAGGTCCACAGCGTGTAGTGGTGTTCGCGCAGGCGGTCGAACGCGGTCTGCAGGAGGGCGGAGGTATCCGTGTCGGTAAGGAACTCCGCATCCGTCGGATCTTCCACGCCCCATTCAATCTGCAACCCGAAGCGCGCGGCCAGTTCGTCGAGCACCTGCACGAGGCCTTCGCTATCTTCCTCGCCGAGGAAGAAGCCCGCCTTCCAGTCGATCGCATCGCGGATCGCTTCGACGGGGTCGCCGCCTTCGGCCATCGCCTCCTGCACGGGCGCGAACTGCTGCAGCGCCGCGTCGTCGTCGCCGGGATTGATCAGCAGCAGCAGTTGCCACGCGACGGTTTCCAGCGCGGCGTCGTCGTCGAGGTCGGCCGAGGCGTGGAAGGCCTGGTCGAAGTTGTCGTCGGGGTCGAAGTCGTGGGGCGTCATGGGGCGAAAGCTTACGCCGCTTGAAGTCGGCCCATCCCCCGGGCGGGGGACCGGCCGTGAACGGTCCCCGAGCCCCCGTGGCCTGCGTCCCGTTCGCATCGCGTACGAAAAGGAAGACAGGCCGCCGTCCCCCGGGCGGGCTGCGCAACAACAGGTCCCCCCGTAATGCCCAAGTTCCTCATCGAGCGCGAAGTCCCCGGCGTCGGCAAGCTGACGGAGTCCGAAATGCAGAGCATGGCCCGGCGTTCCGTCGGCGTGCTGCGCCAGCTCGGCCCCGACATCCAGTGGGTCGAGAGCTACATCACCGGCAACAACCTCTATTGCGTGTACGTGGCGCCCGACGAAGAGATGGTGCGCGAACACGGCCGCCTCACCGGGTTCCCGGTCAACAAGGTCACGCAGATCGGACGCGTGATCGACCCCACGACGGCCGAGTAGGCGCGCAAGCCAAAGGATCCGCGATGTTCAACGAGATGGCCTGGTCGTTCATCGTCCAGACGCTCTCGGGCGTCGTTGCGGTGTTCATCGGCATCTGGCTCGCGCTCGTCGTCGAGCGCCGCCGCCGCACCGAAGACGCGAGCGAGCGCGAAGCCCTGCAGCAGGCCGAATACGAACGCGCCACCGACAGCATCCTGGGAAGCGTGGTGAAGAACGTTGCGGAAGCCAAGCGCGTGCTGCACCTGTTGCATGGCACGCGCTGCCCGCGGCTCTTGCATGCGGATCTTGAAACCGCCGTGTGGTACGCGAGCCAGGGCCACTTCACCGCGCTGTGCCGCAACGTGGACCAGCGCGTGATCTTCAGCCAGTTCTTCGACGACGTGCGGCGGCTCAGTGCGTTCGTGGATTTCCGCACCAACCTGCAGGCGCAATTGGCGACGCAGCATCGGAACGCGGAGGAAGAGGAGATCGCCGCGCTCCTGGGCGACGTGGACCAGCACCTCGCGGCGCTGGCGGAAGACTTGCGGTTCTGCGGCGTGCTGCTGGTCACCGACCACGGGAAGCCGGTGCACAAGCGGTTGATGGGGATCCAGCAGGAGATGGCGAGCGCTTGAGGCTCGGTGCGGTTCGTGGGCCCTTGGAACAGTCTTGGCTGCGGACAGGAAGGCGCGCGCGTAGGTAGCAGCGCAGTGCAACGGCGCGATCCGGGGAACGCGTCGGCGAACCGAATGGGACGCGTCCCGAAGATCGGTCAACGCCGACGCAAGCGTGCGGCAAACCCTGATGTCGTGCTTGTCAGGGGTTGGCGACCTTTGGAGAATGATCGAGGTCGTCGAATCCGAGGAATTCCGGGCATGGCGCGGCGCGTTGCCGAGCCAGCGTGTGCGGAACCAGATCCGGACGCGTCTGGGACGGCTTGCGTTTGGCAACCCTGGCGCGCATCGCGTCCTTGACGGCGGTATCGTCGAGCTCAAGATCGACATCGGGCCGGGATACCGGGTTTACTACGCGCGCGTCACCCAAGCGCGCTTCTACGTTCTGCGTGGCGGTAACAAGCAGACACAGCAGCGGGACATCGAAGCGGCACGTCGCGCCGCCAGGGAGTTGAGGTCATGACATTGCCGCAAGGGTTCAGGCTCTGGAGCGCGACAGAGGACATGAAGACCGAACTCGATCGGCTCTGCTACCTGTTCGCGTGCCTCGAAGAAGCGCCACGCGACGACGCGTTTTTTGCCCACGCCGTAGACGACGTCCAACGCTCGCGCAAGGAACACGAAGGTGTGCGCGACAGGCCAATGACCCTCAAGCGCATCGAGAAGACGATGCGCGACTTTCCAACCGTCTCGCTCGAGAACGTGGTTCGCATCATTCACGCGCTGGGATATGACTTCGACGTCGCGACGTTGGAAGCCCCGGTCCCTCGCGCCCCCTCGCGCCGCGCCGCCGCCAAGCGCACGCGCCACGCCGCCACCCGCATCCAGCGACGCAAAGCATGAACCCCATCGACCTCCGCTCCGACACCGTCACACGCCCCACGCCCGCCATGCGCGAGGCGATGCTCCGCGCGGAAGTCGGCGACGACGTCTATGGCGAAGACCCGACGGTCAACGCATTGCAGCAGCGCATGGCGACCGACCTCGGCTTCGACGCGGGCCTGTTCGCGCCCAGCGGCACGCAGGCCAACCTGCTGGCGCTGCTCGCGCATTGCCAGCGCGGCGACGAATACATCGTCGGCATGGACGCGCACACGTATCGCTACGAAGGCGGCGGTGCGGCGGTGTTCGGCTCGATCCAGCCGCAGCCATTGCCGCAGGGCGAGGACGGGCGCATGTCGCTCGAAGCCGTCGAGGCCGCCATCAAGCCGGTCGATCCGCACTTCGCACGCACCAAGCTGCTGTGCCTCGAAAACACCTGGCACGGCCGCCCGATGCCGCACGCCTACCTGCGCGATGCGCGCGCGCTGTGCGACCGGCGCGGGCTCGCGTTCCACCTCGATGGCGCGCGCCTGTACAACGCCGCCGTCGCGGATGGCGTGGCGCCGCGTGAGCTCGCACGCGATTTCGACAGCGTGTCGGTGTGTCTGTCGAAGGGCCTCGGCGCACCGGTCGGTTCCGTGCTGCTCGGCTCGCACGCGCTGATCGAAAGCGCGAAGCGCTGGCGCAAGGTCGCCGGCGGCGGCATGCGCCAGGCGGGCATCCTCGCCGCGGCGTGCCTGCATGCGCTCGACCACCACGTCGAACGCCTCGCCGATGATCACCGCCGCGCGGCGCAACTGGCCGACGGCCTGCGCGCCCTCGGCATCGCGGTGGCCGCGCAGCACACCAACATGGTGTTCATCGACATCCCGAACGAACGCCTCGACGCGTTCCGCAAGCACATGGACACCGCCGGCATCCGCATGTCGATCGGCTACACGCCGCGCATCCGCATGGTCACGCACCTGGACATCGACGATGCAGCGATCGCGCGGACGCTGGAAGCGTTCCGCGCCTTCGCCGGCTGATCAGCGCGCGACGAGCGCCGGAGTGCGCAGCGCTTCCTGCTGCGCCAGCAGGTAGGCATACCACTCCACCTGCACCGCCCACAGCGGCCCGATCTCGCGCTCGAAATCCGCGACGCTCGCACCGTGCTGCAACAAGCGCTCGAATCCCGGCGCGTACTTCCCGCCGTCGTGGTGCAGCAGGAAGTGCACCAGGCTCCACCACTCGACGTAATACAGGTTGACGTACGATGCGATCGGCGGCCCACTGCCATCGATCAACGCCTTCAACGGGATGACGCGCCCCGTCTGCACGTCCGACGCCAGGTTGCCGCTGAAGCGCAGCTGCGGCAGCCACCAGATCGGATACGCGTTGCGATCCGCATCGCCCGGATGCAAGCCCGTCGCATCGATCCGGCTCGCACCGAAATAACCGGCCAGCCCTTCATCGATCCACTTCGCGCGCTGGAAATGCATGACTTCCTGCGCCAGCTGGTGCGCGGCTTCGTGCAGCATCCAGTGATACGGGTTGGCACCGTCGGCGACATACGCGCGACATTCGGGCGGCACGTAACGCGCTTCCGCCCACGGGATCGCGCTGTTCCATGCCTTGAACTCGCTGCGCGTGCCGTACAGCACCAGCTGCAGTTTCGCCGGTGGCGTGGTGTGCGGC carries:
- a CDS encoding glycosyltransferase family 39 protein, yielding MTTVRMQRTLVVLVVLTLAFAFLGSRGLWDPDEGRYTNVAANMLSSGDWLVPHRTHDVGHWTKPPLTYWAVAASLAVFGMNTWAARIPVALAYLLSTWCVWRIALRLVPERARFAAIAYATMLAPAIASQLVTTDFLLAAWETLAMWAYVELRWGSGRLGWDALLWTAFALAFLTKGPPGLLPLLAIVFVEFAVTPRRRVFHPLGLFVFAALALWWFVVVVTRNPALLHYFLGMEVVDRFATDEFRRNGQWYGWLAVYGPTLVLGALPWTVLWFGWLRGLPAHVRKWRKPEGRANDPVDLLLAAWTFLPLLVFCIARSRLPLYVLPLFAPVALAVAVRSAEIGGPMPWRRLVAWVPLLIGLRLVSATIDSPQDARAWADAIRARVPGAIDQVVFVDDRMRYGLRLHLNADVEDVTLARVPKADGTSINPHYDEDAATELVEDHDDGASVWICKAEAWHDVQRYMAARQHRAQALGAPYRGSIVFRVAPDGAEAAHAGTSP
- a CDS encoding hemerythrin domain-containing protein, yielding MARDILKTLKEEHATLRSLFDQMKETTDRAKKGRADLLETIEQNLLPHAKWEEQVFYPAFKERCDRDGLQTLAEAIAEHHAVEHSVIPEVHAADVETPEFAGRVKVFGEFIDHHAKEEEKTMFKMVRELFSADELAQMDEDYETWKASDAAANLVFAEQAKAGLKGAVKSLIQ
- a CDS encoding metallophosphoesterase — its product is MKAIGTIFLLCAALTALPSNAQLRTPQYPEDDTVVVQLDDETPTQVCHPDAEWIRLGFASIDLHGTDKLVLTSSDGDELKLFGTRWNGRVFHTRALRGDCITIEKAFNDADSAFALSDYQAGLDALADTHARIAAAGDLCDSTPLDCRKTSDLVIAADPTMVLALGDNAYTNGTLAEFMSRYDPNWGRFKDITAPVAGNHEYLTTNAAGYFDYFNGVGQNDGPAGERTKGYYSFDVGEWHFIALNSKSGGAVSATQLAWLDADLRANTKPCTAAYMHYPFISSGRYTTFPNIKPIMDRLYAAKVDLLLTGHDHDYQRFQKMDGEQVAQDDGVREVITGTGGGDKYTVVGTHPLYVTGQGSTFGILRVDLTGVGYDGAFVPIAGKTWTDSFNGQCHRAEDGLVGDYILTASPTISVTRGSSGAKVITVASYGAFNELVKLANGTLPSGVTATWSPYNVTPPGDGSATGRVTLKVSNSAEKGTYPIAITGTNAAGTPDERVRKTSFTLTVK
- a CDS encoding DUF6630 family protein; this translates as MTPHDFDPDDNFDQAFHASADLDDDAALETVAWQLLLLINPGDDDAALQQFAPVQEAMAEGGDPVEAIRDAIDWKAGFFLGEEDSEGLVQVLDELAARFGLQIEWGVEDPTDAEFLTDTDTSALLQTAFDRLREHHYTLWTYETGSEHIAGWISLQRDEEVLPTIAGALGFHVRAGFA
- a CDS encoding DUF4242 domain-containing protein; the protein is MPKFLIEREVPGVGKLTESEMQSMARRSVGVLRQLGPDIQWVESYITGNNLYCVYVAPDEEMVREHGRLTGFPVNKVTQIGRVIDPTTAE
- a CDS encoding type II toxin-antitoxin system RelE/ParE family toxin, with the protein product MIEVVESEEFRAWRGALPSQRVRNQIRTRLGRLAFGNPGAHRVLDGGIVELKIDIGPGYRVYYARVTQARFYVLRGGNKQTQQRDIEAARRAARELRS
- the ltaE gene encoding low-specificity L-threonine aldolase; translated protein: MNPIDLRSDTVTRPTPAMREAMLRAEVGDDVYGEDPTVNALQQRMATDLGFDAGLFAPSGTQANLLALLAHCQRGDEYIVGMDAHTYRYEGGGAAVFGSIQPQPLPQGEDGRMSLEAVEAAIKPVDPHFARTKLLCLENTWHGRPMPHAYLRDARALCDRRGLAFHLDGARLYNAAVADGVAPRELARDFDSVSVCLSKGLGAPVGSVLLGSHALIESAKRWRKVAGGGMRQAGILAAACLHALDHHVERLADDHRRAAQLADGLRALGIAVAAQHTNMVFIDIPNERLDAFRKHMDTAGIRMSIGYTPRIRMVTHLDIDDAAIARTLEAFRAFAG
- a CDS encoding DUF1570 domain-containing protein: MKPPWLLLIAMVALVAAVHGWMLDRPGKAAVPVVQKHAPRDGQVIETTHYLVRSNATMEQTRATGEAVEKLHAAYLAQFAHLPHTTPPAKLQLVLYGTRSEFKAWNSAIPWAEARYVPPECRAYVADGANPYHWMLHEAAHQLAQEVMHFQRAKWIDEGLAGYFGASRIDATGLHPGDADRNAYPIWWLPQLRFSGNLASDVQTGRVIPLKALIDGSGPPIASYVNLYYVEWWSLVHFLLHHDGGKYAPGFERLLQHGASVADFEREIGPLWAVQVEWYAYLLAQQEALRTPALVAR